In Corynebacterium guangdongense, one DNA window encodes the following:
- the rplK gene encoding 50S ribosomal protein L11 produces the protein MAKKKVSGLIKLQIPAGQATPAPPVGPALGAHGVNIVEFTKAYNAATESMRGDIVPVEITVYEDRSFTFKLKSPPAAKLLLKAAGLQKGSGVPHTQKVGSVTWDQCKEIAERKKDDLNARDIENAAAIIAGTARSMGITVEK, from the coding sequence ATGGCAAAGAAGAAGGTCTCTGGCCTCATCAAGCTGCAGATCCCGGCCGGCCAGGCCACCCCGGCTCCGCCGGTCGGCCCGGCCCTGGGTGCGCACGGCGTCAACATCGTCGAGTTCACCAAGGCCTACAACGCCGCCACCGAGTCCATGCGTGGCGACATCGTTCCGGTCGAGATCACCGTGTACGAGGATCGCTCCTTCACCTTCAAGCTGAAGTCCCCGCCGGCCGCCAAGCTCCTGCTGAAGGCCGCCGGCCTGCAGAAGGGCTCCGGCGTCCCGCACACCCAGAAGGTTGGCTCCGTCACCTGGGACCAGTGCAAGGAGATCGCAGAGCGCAAGAAGGACGACCTCAACGCTCGCGACATCGAGAACGCCGCCGCCATCATCGCCGGCACCGCCCGTTCCATGGGCATCACCGTCGAGAAGTAA
- the rplA gene encoding 50S ribosomal protein L1, with protein MSKKSKAFKEAASKVNRDAVYHPLDAVKLASETSSKNFDATVDVAMRLGVDPRKADQLVRGTVSLPNGTGKSVRVAVFAEGEKATEAKEAGAEIVGTEELIEQITSGTIDFDVAIATPDQMAKVGRVARVLGPRGLMPNPKTGTVTADVAKAVSDVKGGKISFRVDKASNLHALIGKASFTPEQLAENYGALLDEINRLKPSSAKGIYLKKITVSSTNGPGVPVDTHVQKNYASKDA; from the coding sequence ATGTCCAAGAAGTCAAAGGCATTCAAGGAAGCCGCGTCCAAGGTCAACCGCGACGCCGTCTACCACCCGCTCGACGCCGTCAAGCTGGCCTCGGAGACCTCCTCCAAGAACTTCGACGCCACCGTCGACGTCGCCATGCGTCTGGGCGTCGACCCGCGCAAGGCTGACCAGCTGGTCCGCGGCACCGTCTCCCTGCCGAACGGCACGGGCAAGTCCGTCCGCGTCGCCGTCTTCGCCGAGGGTGAGAAGGCCACCGAGGCCAAGGAAGCCGGCGCCGAGATCGTCGGTACCGAAGAGCTGATCGAGCAGATCACCTCCGGCACCATCGACTTCGACGTCGCCATCGCCACCCCGGACCAGATGGCCAAGGTCGGCCGCGTCGCCCGCGTCCTGGGCCCGCGTGGTCTCATGCCGAACCCGAAGACCGGCACCGTCACCGCCGACGTCGCCAAGGCCGTCTCCGACGTCAAGGGTGGCAAGATCTCCTTCCGCGTCGACAAGGCCTCCAACCTGCACGCTCTGATCGGTAAGGCCTCCTTCACCCCGGAGCAGCTGGCTGAGAACTACGGCGCGCTGCTGGACGAGATCAACCGTCTGAAGCCGTCCTCCGCCAAGGGCATCTACCTGAAGAAGATCACGGTCTCCTCCACCAACGGCCCGGGCGTCCCGGTCGACACCCACGTCCAGAAGAACTACGCCTCCAAGGACGCGTAG
- a CDS encoding phytoene desaturase family protein — MTLTANIIGAGPNGLTAAAFLARDGWEVNVYERASHPGGAARSSDVLGEGTVTDLGAAAHPFGAASPAFRELGLEVNWLHSRYAMAHPLDDAPAALLSRDLGETAAGLGEDAAAWRRLHADLVTHVDEHLANLLGPAIRWPAHPARLLRLAPSALLPVDALGRLRLSTDRARALLAGSAVHATVAPSHPFTSAFGLLFGALGMTRGWPVAEGGTGAIVDELVRVVQGHGGRLHLGVHVTDLRDLPPADVTVLNLTPRQALALPGVESPRLRKWRYGTASYKVDYLLDGPVPWTDPAVGEATTVHVCGTVAEIEHAEREAARGRMPEKPFVMVCQQQAADPSRAPEGRQVVWVYAHVPHGYRGDATQAIENQISRFAPDFRDRVVRRSVSGPEQLERWNPNLVGGDIAGGAMDGAQALRQPYRLGPGLYLASGATPPGAGVHGMPGYWAARAASVDKQGSLN; from the coding sequence ATGACCCTCACCGCTAACATCATCGGCGCCGGCCCCAACGGTCTGACCGCCGCCGCATTCCTCGCCCGTGACGGTTGGGAGGTCAACGTCTACGAGCGTGCCTCGCATCCCGGCGGCGCCGCGCGTTCCAGTGACGTGCTGGGGGAGGGGACGGTCACCGACCTCGGCGCAGCGGCGCACCCCTTCGGCGCCGCCAGTCCGGCGTTCCGGGAGCTCGGGCTCGAGGTCAACTGGCTCCACTCCAGGTACGCGATGGCGCACCCGCTTGACGACGCCCCCGCCGCCCTCCTCTCCCGCGACCTCGGGGAGACCGCTGCGGGACTCGGGGAGGACGCCGCCGCGTGGCGACGCCTGCACGCCGATCTCGTCACCCACGTCGACGAGCACCTGGCCAACCTGCTGGGACCGGCCATTCGCTGGCCGGCCCACCCGGCGCGACTGCTCCGCCTGGCGCCCTCGGCGCTGCTCCCGGTGGACGCGCTGGGCCGGCTGCGGCTGTCCACCGACCGGGCCCGGGCCCTGCTGGCCGGGTCCGCGGTGCACGCCACCGTCGCACCCTCGCACCCCTTCACGTCGGCGTTCGGCCTGCTTTTCGGCGCCCTCGGTATGACCAGGGGGTGGCCGGTCGCCGAGGGCGGCACCGGCGCAATCGTTGACGAGCTGGTGCGCGTGGTGCAGGGGCACGGGGGCCGACTGCACCTGGGGGTCCATGTCACCGACCTGCGGGATCTGCCGCCGGCCGACGTCACCGTCCTCAACCTCACCCCCCGGCAGGCGCTCGCCCTGCCCGGGGTGGAGAGCCCGCGCCTGCGGAAGTGGCGCTACGGCACGGCCTCCTACAAGGTCGACTACCTCCTCGACGGCCCGGTCCCGTGGACGGACCCTGCCGTCGGGGAGGCCACCACGGTCCACGTCTGTGGCACCGTCGCCGAGATCGAGCACGCCGAACGCGAGGCCGCGCGGGGGAGGATGCCGGAGAAGCCCTTCGTCATGGTGTGCCAGCAGCAGGCGGCCGACCCGTCGCGGGCGCCGGAGGGACGCCAGGTGGTGTGGGTCTACGCCCATGTGCCGCACGGCTACCGCGGGGACGCCACGCAGGCCATCGAGAACCAGATCTCCCGTTTCGCCCCCGACTTCCGCGACCGCGTCGTGCGCCGGTCCGTCTCCGGCCCGGAGCAGCTGGAGCGGTGGAACCCCAACCTCGTCGGCGGTGACATCGCGGGCGGGGCGATGGACGGGGCCCAGGCGCTGCGGCAACCCTACCGCCTGGGGCCGGGGCTCTACCTGGCGTCGGGGGCCACGCCCCCGGGGGCGGGCGTGCACGGAATGCCGGGCTACTGGGCGGCGCGGGCCGCCAGCGTCGATAAGCAAGGCAGCCTTAACTAA
- a CDS encoding heavy metal translocating P-type ATPase: MVRRDIFCDNGVMDITSSPPAAHPTTTAGPWRLFVSSRDGLITLAALVAITIHLVLWLGVGLAGWARDWPLVVIVVAGGIPLLIDVLKNAVRTRGGADTLAAVSIITAVILGEWLVAAIIVLMLSGGEALEEAATKRASGTLDALAKRAPTIAHRRSGEDVAVEDIRVGDELLILPHELAPVDGEVIEGHGSMDESYLTGEPYVVSKSVGAQVMSGAINSDTPLTIVATAHAQDSRYAQIVGTLRQAEDNRPPMRRLADRLGAWYTVVALALGALGWVVSGDPMRFLAVVVVATPCPLLIGIPVAIIGAISLAAKRGIIVRDPGMLENASQVTTIMFDKTGTLTYGRPSITSIHVAPGIDENAVLAAAASIERYSRHPLADAIRNEAQARGLTLPAVEKVSEKPGQGLTGEVGGRLIRIGNRKTAYRMDPASEAVIPRTAAGMESVVLLDEKYAATIQFRDAPRLEAERFIAHLPRKHGVEKMMIISGDRESEVKYLASRVGIDEVHAGVSPEGKLDIVTEHNRHGKTMFLGDGINDAPAMATASVGIAMGADSDVTSEAADAVILDSSLERLDDLLHISARMRRIALQSALGGMGLSIIGMILAVFGVLTPLAGAIFQEVIDIGAILNSARVAMHRGSLADFDDE, translated from the coding sequence CTGGTCAGACGGGATATTTTCTGTGACAATGGAGTCATGGACATCACGAGCTCACCCCCGGCCGCCCACCCCACCACCACGGCTGGACCGTGGCGGCTCTTCGTCAGTTCCCGGGACGGCCTCATCACCCTCGCGGCGCTCGTCGCCATCACGATTCACCTGGTCCTCTGGCTGGGCGTCGGACTGGCGGGCTGGGCGCGCGACTGGCCGCTGGTCGTCATCGTCGTGGCCGGCGGCATTCCGCTGCTGATCGACGTCCTGAAGAACGCCGTGCGTACCCGGGGCGGCGCGGACACCCTGGCTGCGGTCTCCATCATCACCGCGGTGATTCTGGGGGAGTGGCTGGTCGCGGCGATCATCGTGCTCATGCTCTCCGGCGGTGAGGCGCTGGAGGAGGCGGCGACCAAGCGTGCGTCGGGCACCCTTGACGCGCTGGCGAAACGAGCGCCGACCATCGCGCACCGGCGGTCGGGCGAGGACGTCGCGGTCGAGGACATCCGGGTGGGCGATGAGCTGCTCATCCTGCCCCATGAGCTGGCCCCGGTGGACGGCGAGGTCATCGAGGGGCACGGCTCGATGGACGAGTCCTATCTGACCGGCGAACCCTACGTCGTGAGCAAGTCGGTGGGTGCGCAGGTCATGTCGGGCGCGATCAACAGCGACACGCCGCTGACGATCGTGGCGACGGCGCATGCGCAGGACTCGCGCTACGCGCAGATCGTCGGCACCCTGCGCCAGGCGGAGGACAACCGGCCGCCGATGCGGCGTCTGGCGGACCGGCTCGGCGCCTGGTACACGGTCGTCGCGCTCGCCCTGGGCGCCCTGGGCTGGGTCGTGTCCGGTGACCCGATGCGCTTCCTGGCGGTCGTGGTCGTGGCGACGCCGTGCCCGCTGCTCATCGGCATCCCGGTCGCGATCATCGGCGCGATCTCGCTGGCGGCCAAGCGCGGCATCATCGTCCGCGACCCGGGCATGCTGGAGAACGCCTCACAGGTCACGACGATCATGTTCGACAAGACCGGCACCCTGACCTACGGCCGCCCCTCCATCACCAGCATCCATGTCGCGCCCGGGATCGACGAGAACGCGGTCTTGGCCGCCGCCGCCTCCATCGAGCGCTACTCCCGGCACCCGCTCGCCGACGCCATCCGCAACGAGGCCCAGGCCCGGGGGCTGACGCTCCCTGCCGTCGAGAAGGTCTCCGAGAAACCCGGCCAGGGCCTGACCGGGGAGGTCGGCGGGAGGCTCATCCGCATCGGCAACCGGAAGACGGCGTACCGGATGGACCCGGCGAGCGAGGCCGTCATCCCGCGCACCGCGGCCGGCATGGAGTCGGTGGTGCTGCTCGACGAGAAGTACGCCGCCACCATCCAGTTCCGTGACGCGCCCCGCCTCGAGGCGGAGCGGTTCATCGCCCACCTGCCGCGCAAGCACGGCGTGGAGAAGATGATGATCATCTCCGGGGACCGTGAATCGGAGGTCAAGTACCTCGCCAGCCGCGTCGGCATCGACGAGGTCCACGCGGGCGTGAGCCCGGAGGGCAAGCTCGACATCGTCACGGAGCACAACCGGCACGGCAAGACGATGTTCCTCGGCGACGGCATCAACGACGCCCCGGCCATGGCCACCGCCAGCGTCGGCATCGCCATGGGCGCCGACTCGGACGTGACCTCCGAGGCCGCCGACGCCGTCATCCTCGACTCCTCCCTGGAGCGCCTCGACGACCTTCTCCACATCTCCGCCCGCATGCGCCGGATTGCGCTGCAGTCCGCGCTCGGCGGCATGGGCCTGTCGATCATCGGCATGATCCTCGCCGTTTTCGGCGTCCTCACCCCGCTGGCCGGCGCCATCTTCCAGGAGGTCATCGACATCGGGGCGATCCTCAATTCCGCCCGCGTGGCGATGCACCGCGGCTCGCTGGCGGACTTCGACGACGAGTGA
- a CDS encoding ABC transporter permease yields MFLAWREILFARTRFLLMGVVLALMSILIVLISGLTAGLVNDGVSGLKALDAEVIAFEKDTEISSAFTRSTVDVAETDALAAADGVTGAAPLGLTIVNGRNQDDVPVDLTLFGVQPGSFIAPGGLPELSPERPEGRPTDTEPGVILSGTLADSGMAVGDTITLEQLGTELTVLGFTDDQRTFGHVDIAYTPLDVWQEIQAGARPGEAAPAEAYRQASVIVAQTDGTDADELNGASGLDMVTLEESFQASPGYGPETMTLSMIEWFLYIITALVTGAFFLVWTIQRAGDIAVMRAIGATRGFLLRDSLGQAVVILLVSIAVGVGLAVGLGLWLESTPMPYSTEAGPIVGGAAMLFFAGLLGGLIAIYRVTRTNPLTALGENR; encoded by the coding sequence ATGTTTCTAGCCTGGCGCGAGATCCTCTTCGCGCGAACCCGCTTCCTGCTGATGGGCGTCGTCCTCGCCCTGATGTCCATCCTCATCGTCCTGATCTCCGGCCTGACCGCCGGTCTGGTCAATGACGGGGTCTCCGGTCTCAAGGCCCTTGACGCCGAGGTCATCGCCTTCGAGAAGGACACCGAGATCTCCTCGGCCTTCACCCGCTCCACGGTGGACGTCGCCGAGACCGACGCGCTGGCGGCCGCCGACGGCGTCACCGGCGCCGCGCCGCTGGGGTTGACCATCGTCAACGGCCGCAACCAGGACGACGTCCCGGTCGACCTGACCCTGTTCGGCGTGCAACCCGGTTCCTTCATCGCGCCGGGGGGCCTTCCCGAGCTCAGCCCCGAGCGCCCGGAGGGGCGACCGACCGACACCGAACCCGGCGTCATCCTCTCCGGCACGCTGGCAGACTCCGGCATGGCCGTCGGCGACACCATCACGCTGGAGCAGCTCGGCACCGAGCTGACCGTGCTCGGCTTCACCGACGACCAGCGCACCTTCGGCCACGTCGACATCGCCTACACCCCCCTGGACGTCTGGCAGGAGATCCAGGCCGGCGCCCGACCGGGCGAGGCCGCCCCGGCCGAGGCGTACCGGCAGGCGTCGGTCATCGTCGCGCAGACCGACGGCACGGACGCCGACGAACTCAACGGCGCGTCCGGGCTGGACATGGTGACGCTGGAGGAAAGCTTCCAGGCCTCGCCCGGCTACGGCCCGGAGACGATGACCCTGTCGATGATCGAGTGGTTCCTCTACATCATCACCGCCCTGGTGACCGGCGCATTCTTCCTCGTCTGGACGATCCAGCGGGCGGGTGACATCGCCGTCATGCGGGCGATCGGAGCGACCCGCGGCTTCCTGCTGCGTGACAGCCTGGGCCAGGCCGTGGTCATTCTCCTGGTGTCCATCGCCGTCGGCGTCGGCCTCGCGGTCGGCCTCGGCCTGTGGCTGGAGAGCACCCCGATGCCGTACTCGACCGAGGCCGGCCCGATCGTCGGGGGCGCCGCGATGCTGTTCTTCGCCGGCCTGCTCGGGGGGCTGATCGCCATCTACCGCGTGACCCGTACCAACCCCCTGACCGCACTGGGAGAAAACCGATGA
- a CDS encoding ABC transporter ATP-binding protein, whose amino-acid sequence MSTPALILDHVRVSYGDGDSVVHALDNVSLSVSPGEFIAVVGPSGSGKSTLLAVAGALTTPDDGAVTIAGEDVANATDRDLARIRREHVGFVFQSSGNLPSALRARDQLELAARVHGRRGRRGNEELLDAVGMAHRANHRPATLSGGERQRIGIARALVADPDILLVDEPTAALDRQRSHEIVRLLAEECHGHNVAGVMVTHDLEVIEHCDRVFEMVDGTLTATR is encoded by the coding sequence ATGAGCACACCAGCACTGATCCTCGACCACGTCCGCGTCAGCTATGGCGACGGCGATTCGGTGGTCCACGCCCTCGACAATGTCTCGCTGAGCGTCTCGCCCGGGGAGTTCATCGCCGTCGTCGGGCCCTCCGGCTCCGGCAAGTCCACGCTCCTCGCCGTGGCAGGCGCACTGACCACTCCCGACGACGGCGCGGTCACCATCGCGGGCGAGGACGTCGCCAACGCCACGGACCGGGACCTGGCGCGCATCCGGCGCGAGCACGTCGGCTTCGTGTTCCAGTCCTCCGGCAACCTGCCCTCCGCCCTGCGCGCCCGCGACCAGCTCGAGCTGGCCGCCCGCGTCCACGGCAGGCGGGGCAGGCGCGGCAACGAAGAGCTTCTCGACGCCGTCGGCATGGCCCACCGGGCGAACCACCGCCCCGCGACGCTCTCCGGCGGTGAGCGCCAGCGCATCGGCATAGCCCGGGCCCTGGTCGCGGACCCGGACATTCTGCTCGTCGACGAACCCACCGCCGCCCTGGACCGGCAACGGTCCCACGAGATCGTGCGGCTTCTCGCCGAGGAGTGTCACGGGCACAACGTGGCGGGCGTGATGGTCACGCACGACCTCGAGGTCATCGAGCACTGCGACCGGGTATTCGAAATGGTGGACGGAACGCTGACCGCGACCCGGTAG